In Candidatus Binatus sp., the sequence CAACGCGTATTCTGCCATCGTCTGACCGCGCTGATACTCGCGCACCTTCACAAACATTCTCGTGATCATATCCATTTTCCCGTGTCCTCCTGTCCTTTTTTTGCCGAAATTGGCATTGTCCCCATTAATTAACGCCCCCCGTTCAACCTCGCGCCGCAGTCCAACGGCGCCAGCTTGTCTCGATTTATTCTTCCCCGCGGAAGAAAATCCTCGCTTGCGGCAACTTTCGCTGGTGCCAGGGCGGGACTGAGACGGAGCATCTCTCGTGCCATCTTGATCTATTCAGCAATCTCTTCGACTTTTTTGCTTTAAGCGGGACTACCATAGGCTAATGCGCGCACTGATGCAACTCTCGGTTGCGAAGCCGCAACAGATTAGGGTCTAAAACGCGCGTCATTGGAAAGCTTAAAAGAGTCAGAGGGCTTTTAACTAAACATGAACTGGTTGAACGATAGAAATCAACAAATTGTAGTCATTTTCGATTCCAACCACTAAATGGAGGGTATGGCGTTCTGAATCGCAGCCTAGCTGGCTCTACGAGCCTTTCGGCTTTAGTTGACAGGTTCGAAGGTGATCTGATCACCCACCTGCGTCGAACTCTCGTCCGCCGCGCCAGCCGGAAGCTCGAGTGCTTTTCGCGCTCCGAATACGATCGAGGAGACGCGCCACGGCCTCAGGCGCCGATTGATCCTGATGACCGTGTTGCCGCGCCCCAGGAAAACGATATCGATCGCGAAACGCATGAAGAACATGTGCATCCACATCAACGGCGCGAATCGCCCGTTATCGAATAGCATCCCCATTCCGGGCTCGAGGCCGTCGCGACCCAGCAGCCCGCGGCTCTGACCGCCGAGACCGCCGGCGTTCTCGAGCCGCGCGCAGAGCACGGTCCCGCGGGATTGATTGACTGCTCGGAGCGGAGATTGGCGCGTCGGTGTCGGCGGCGCATCGGGCGGTCGGGACTGTCTCATTACGTCATCATGTAATAAACTCACGAAAGTTTCATGGGATACATCCCGATATTTTTCGACGTGACCGGCCGCGAATGTGCCGTAGTCGGCGGCGGCGAGGTCGCTGCGGGCAAGGTCGAGTCGCTGTTGGAGGCCGGCGCTCACGTGACGGTCGTGAGTCCGCGCCTGTCGCGCTCGATGGAGGCGATCGTTGCCCGCGGGCTCGTGACTCACATCGCTCGTGATTATGAGCGCGGCGACATCCGCGGATGCGTGCTGGTCCATGCGGCGACCGACGATCCGAAACTCCATCGCGAGCTGGCCGCCGAGGCGCGCGCGCTCGGAATCCCGATAAACGTCGCCGACCTCCCCGAGTTGTGCACGTTCATCGCGCCCGCGGTTGTCAAGCGCGGCGCGCTCCAAATCGCAATCTCGACCGCGGGTGCGTCGCCGGCCTTTGCGGCCCGGCTGAAACGCACGCTGGCGCAACAGTTCGGGACCGAGTACGCGATCACGCTCGAAGTGCTGCGCGCTGCGCGCCGGCGGTTGCATGCCGATGAAATCGATCCCGCCGATCGCAGGCGCCGGCTCAAGGAGCTGGCCAACTCCGCGCTGCCCGAGGCGATCGCCATCGGCGACCTGGCCGCGATCGAGCGGATACTCGCCGCTCATTTGGGTCGCGGTGTTGGTCTGGACCGGCTCGGAATCGACTCGGCCGCGCTCGGCCTCACGCGCGCAACGGAAGTTCCGGAGTGAACCGCATGCCGATGGACACGCTATGGCTATTGCCCGCGCTTGCTTGTTACGCGCTCTCTGCCGCGTTGTTTGTGTTCGATCGTTTGTCGGGCCGTACGCAAGCGACCGGCTACGCAGTTGCGATACTCGGCGCGGGCGTGGTCTTTCATGCTTTCGATTTGACCGCGCGGGGTCTGCAGGCCGGCAATATTCCGGTCGCCAATTTTGCGCAGGCGCTATCGTTTCTTGCCTGGCTTACCGCGCTGGCGGGGCTGCTGATGATCGTGCGCTTGAGGCTGGCGGTGATCGGCGCATTCGTGGCGCCGGCGGTGACTCTGGCTCTGGGAGCGGCTTCGCTCACGATGAGCAGCGGGCGCGTGGTTTTGCCGGCTTCCCTGCGCAGCGTATGGCTGCCGATTCACGTCACCCTGGCGATCCTGGGCTACGCGATGTTCGTGCTGGCGGCGAGCGTGAGTATCGCCTACCTGGCCTACGAGTCGCGGCTCAAGTCCAAGCGCGCGATCGGTCCGGCCAACGAAGGCGCGCCGAGTCTCGAAAAGCTTGACCGAATCAACTATCGCCTGCTGGGATGGGGCTTCATCATGCTCAGCCTGGCGATCGTGAGCGGCGCGATTTGGGCCGACGCGAGGTGGGGTCATTTCTGGTCATGGGAGCCCATTGAATGCTGGTCGCTGGCGATTTGGGTGCTCTACGCGGGCCTGCTCGAATCCCGCC encodes:
- a CDS encoding DUF192 domain-containing protein translates to MRQSRPPDAPPTPTRQSPLRAVNQSRGTVLCARLENAGGLGGQSRGLLGRDGLEPGMGMLFDNGRFAPLMWMHMFFMRFAIDIVFLGRGNTVIRINRRLRPWRVSSIVFGARKALELPAGAADESSTQVGDQITFEPVN
- a CDS encoding bifunctional precorrin-2 dehydrogenase/sirohydrochlorin ferrochelatase, whose translation is MGYIPIFFDVTGRECAVVGGGEVAAGKVESLLEAGAHVTVVSPRLSRSMEAIVARGLVTHIARDYERGDIRGCVLVHAATDDPKLHRELAAEARALGIPINVADLPELCTFIAPAVVKRGALQIAISTAGASPAFAARLKRTLAQQFGTEYAITLEVLRAARRRLHADEIDPADRRRRLKELANSALPEAIAIGDLAAIERILAAHLGRGVGLDRLGIDSAALGLTRATEVPE
- the ccsB gene encoding c-type cytochrome biogenesis protein CcsB — its product is MPMDTLWLLPALACYALSAALFVFDRLSGRTQATGYAVAILGAGVVFHAFDLTARGLQAGNIPVANFAQALSFLAWLTALAGLLMIVRLRLAVIGAFVAPAVTLALGAASLTMSSGRVVLPASLRSVWLPIHVTLAILGYAMFVLAASVSIAYLAYESRLKSKRAIGPANEGAPSLEKLDRINYRLLGWGFIMLSLAIVSGAIWADARWGHFWSWEPIECWSLAIWVLYAGLLESRLTIGWRGRRAAALTLVVFSLLVVSIVGVNLIFPGKHGGSFG